The window ccAATTCTTGTTTTAATGCTGTTCCATTTGCCTATTGTGGAGAACAATGtcgaaacaaaattgaaaacacacatatatagaTCGAATCAAACcttgagaagaaaaaattcattccaaaaattttcattcgatgattCTTCACCCTacagaatttttaaaaaaaaatgtcaagaacaatttcaatttcaatcacaatGCAATTACCGTAATTAAATCAATGTAAAAttgtacaattttttctctcagtccttttttcgaatttttgttcaacatttTCTTCGTGATTCGTgataattgtcatcatcatcatttcacaaACATGTGACTGaaagaatcaattttcattcatgtttACAAACTGAATATTCGGGATTCATCCACAGAATATGTTACCTGCAAGattatttaaattctttatctttattttcattttgttttaaattacaaatttatatgaataatttttttgtcatcttGATTGTCTTTTGATACATGAATAGGCtgtttgataatcaatttaagAAATGTACagtaattttcttttgtatgacataaatttaaattacaTTCAATGGATAATTCTGTAATTTTTCCATGCATGGCTGCAATCGATtctaatgaaaattcaatatcatttaaatcattgGTTTGAATGGCATTATTTGGCATTATTGATAGGCCAGATGTATTGTCCAATAATGTACATTTGATTCTATGTTTGGCATTAGCATCGGCTTTGAATGTgttgataaaattaaaatacaaagaaattttcattttttgattacaaGATATTTTCAACGGAGTTTCCGATAAAGttttgatattattattggaattaAAGTTGTTATTAAGAGATTCTGTTTCACCggtcaaatgataatgatcgttGATTGAATAAGGATTAATAATGGGTAAAATTGTGGCATTATTGctattcaaatcaatggcAACTATTCGATGGTTATTCGTATCAGCAATCAATAAGACATTTTGATCAGGAATAAAACATAAACCATTTggttcattgaattttccaacattatcattgccATAATTTACTGTTAAATTTTGacatttctttgtttttgtttcaatcttTTTGATCTTATGATTATATGTGTCGGCTATGTAAATAATGTCATCGTTTGCACAACAAATGCCCATACAATGTTGTAGCCGACATTTGGAACCAATGGCATCAATATCACCAAAGGCAAATAAATCGGTTGGATCCACACTACCACCAACCAATGTAGACACagaatttgtttgtaaatCAATCATACGGACACTTGAACTTTCACTATCGGCAATATAAAGTATGTTGGAATTCAATGCGATACCGGTTGGTTGTGCAAAACTTGATTTTAAAAGGCTACGATGATTTCGTTTCTGCTCATTACCATCACCGGCAAAACATATGCATGATAAACATTGTTCATGTTTTCCATGAACAGTATCACCTTGTTCGGAAAGAATCAATGTCCAGATTTGATGAGCACCGGCTACAGCAATATAAAGCCGATTTTGATCACTGTTGAATACTAGATCCCATggtgaattcaatgatttggCTACAGTTTCAACTGTTCGTAAaattatattaatttttctaaTGGCATTATTTTCCGTATCACAGACATAGAATATGTTTTGATCGATCCAGGCTATTCCTTGTGGATAATTGAATAAAGCTTGTTCAAATGAGCCATCTCGAAATCCGACGCTAGAAGAACCGATAgtgaattcaatcattccATCAATGgttgtaatgataatcatatttGATAAAGTATTTGCGATTGCAAGTCTTTTTCCGTCATTTGATGAGGCAATTTTGGTAGGAAAATTTAGATGGCTTACTTTGTTTGAATCTTTAACCGAAATGATCGGTAACGatgattttctttccatGAAAAGTTGATTCTTTTGGCCATAATATTTTAAACAAATATCGATGTAAAATTCAAGTTTATTCTTTATGGCTAGTTCACCCATCAATGTGAACAACAATTTACCGTTTGGACTGATGATTACAATTGTTGGCCAACATCGTATACATAATTGATTccataattttaattttggatCATTACAAACAGGATGATCGATACCATGTCTAATCACAGCGTTCATAACATTTTCCggtgatttttcattctcaaaTTTTGGTGAATGAATACCAATAAATGAAACTTCTTTAgggatatattttttttcgattcgatGTAAAAATGGCAACATATGAAGACAATTGATACAGCAATAGgtaaaaaaatcacaaacagTAATTAATCCATGGAAATTGTCCGTCAACGATAAAGATTCAGATACATTGATCCATTCTAGATCTAATttcatgaataaaattattaaatttaatattagaaaatttcaataatttcagCAAACCTTTAAAATCATCTTCAATCACAATTGGACATTCATGTAATTTAtttagaaaattaaaaatcaaattttctcCATTATCCGATGATGAATTGGCCATTTCATCTTCCATATCGAGCTGTTTGGCTAATTGATGTTCGACAGCTGAAATTGTTTGATcagacatgatgatgatgatgatgattgatagaGAATAGCGATCAATTAAAGAATCAAACAGaatatatagaatttttCGAGCAAcagtttttctatttttacaTAAATCGTTGATATTGTGAAAATGGTGATAcatggtgttgttgttttataaaAGCATGCATGCATGAATATATCAGCTGTCCATTTATATGTGCGTATGCATTTTTGtacattgatttttgtttgccaaaaaaaagtgtgttttaatcacaatcatcatcattatgaatcaATGCCGGCAACATGTTTCTATCGggaaaattatcaatcaatatgtTTAGGTTTTTTATGACGGCGAAACAAACaccaaaaaatattaaaatctttcaaaattcgaatttccgtacacaatcatcatcatcatcaaagccATTAAAACAATATAGCGATTGGTATGGAAAATTATCGCAAAACGATACTAAACTATTCCGGTGGCTGGCCAAGACAACATTAATTAAAGAACGAATCTACGATAATCTAATTGTATTTACACGAATATTGCATGTGCAAAGCAATGTTTACTTAACATTACAGATACGTCGAATTGCTCAACTTTGTCATCTATATCGTCGATTATATTCACCAAGTGAATTTCAACTtgttattaataatttaaaattttttaaatttctttcACATGAATATCgaaattattggaaaaaatattttcttcaaCGTCTGGTTCTGTTTAGTTATGCTGTTTGTTGTGCATATAATTGGGAAGAAcgtatcaatgataatgaatttgatgaactAATACaagatttcattcaaaattatgaacaaaatcaggtggaaaaagaatcaa of the Dermatophagoides farinae isolate YC_2012a chromosome 1, ASM2471394v1, whole genome shotgun sequence genome contains:
- the LOC124493213 gene encoding NHL repeat-containing protein 2 — translated: MSDQTISAVEHQLAKQLDMEDEMANSSSDNGENLIFNFLNKLHECPIVIEDDFKDLEWINVSESLSLTDNFHGLITVCDFFTYCCINCLHMLPFLHRIEKKYIPKEVSFIGIHSPKFENEKSPENVMNAVIRHGIDHPVCNDPKLKLWNQLCIRCWPTIVIISPNGKLLFTLMGELAIKNKLEFYIDICLKYYGQKNQLFMERKSSLPIISVKDSNKVSHLNFPTKIASSNDGKRLAIANTLSNMIIITTIDGMIEFTIGSSSVGFRDGSFEQALFNYPQGIAWIDQNIFYVCDTENNAIRKINIILRTVETVAKSLNSPWDLVFNSDQNRLYIAVAGAHQIWTLILSEQGDTVHGKHEQCLSCICFAGDGNEQKRNHRSLLKSSFAQPTGIALNSNILYIADSESSSVRMIDLQTNSVSTLVGGSVDPTDLFAFGDIDAIGSKCRLQHCMGICCANDDIIYIADTYNHKIKKIETKTKKCQNLTVNYGNDNVGKFNEPNGLCFIPDQNVLLIADTNNHRIVAIDLNSNNATILPIINPYSINDHYHLTGETESLNNNFNSNNNIKTLSETPLKISCNQKMKISLYFNFINTFKADANAKHRIKCTLLDNTSGLSIMPNNAIQTNDLNDIEFSLESIAAMHGKITELSIECNLNLCHTKENYCTFLKLIIKQPIHVSKDNQDDKKIIHINL